In Edaphobacter dinghuensis, a genomic segment contains:
- a CDS encoding glutaredoxin family protein translates to MELTVYSASWCRDCREAKRFLAKHNIPFTEIDIEETPGAAEEVLENVGKRAIPQFVLDGKWIQPYRPGRGFLHDEMAALFGVSNS, encoded by the coding sequence ATGGAACTGACCGTTTATTCGGCTTCATGGTGCCGCGACTGCCGCGAGGCCAAACGCTTTCTCGCCAAACACAACATCCCCTTCACCGAGATCGATATCGAGGAGACCCCTGGCGCCGCCGAGGAGGTCCTCGAAAATGTCGGCAAGCGTGCCATTCCGCAGTTCGTCCTCGACGGCAAATGGATACAGCCCTATCGGCCAGGCCGCGGCTTCCTGCACGACGAAATGGCAGCACTCTTCGGCGTCAGCAACTCGTAA
- a CDS encoding SDR family NAD(P)-dependent oxidoreductase: MSGRLAGKVAVISGAGSGIGQAIAIRFASEGASVVINDIKPEGANETKAKAEAAGGKAIVVLGDITKTADTHNLIEEAYKQLGRCDILVNNAGIEIGADFWDVTEKDYDAVLNVNLRGAFFLTQAFVRRLRDAKQPGRVINLSSVHEDMVFPHFASYCAAKGGMRMLMRNLAVELGPLGITVNNIAPGAVITPMNASLLNNKEQLNALLANIPLGRLGTVDDVSGVALFLASEDGAYVTGSTYFTDGGLIRNYHEQ, translated from the coding sequence ATGTCAGGTCGTCTCGCAGGAAAAGTCGCTGTCATCAGCGGAGCTGGTTCAGGTATTGGGCAGGCCATCGCCATTCGTTTCGCCAGCGAAGGAGCAAGCGTCGTCATCAATGACATCAAGCCCGAGGGTGCGAATGAGACCAAAGCCAAAGCCGAGGCTGCGGGCGGAAAGGCCATCGTCGTTCTGGGCGATATCACTAAGACCGCCGACACGCACAACCTGATCGAAGAAGCCTATAAGCAGCTTGGCCGCTGCGACATTCTCGTCAACAATGCCGGTATCGAGATCGGCGCGGACTTCTGGGACGTCACCGAGAAGGACTACGACGCTGTTCTGAACGTCAATCTGCGCGGCGCGTTCTTCTTGACCCAGGCCTTCGTTCGTCGTCTGCGCGACGCCAAGCAGCCCGGTCGCGTCATCAACCTCAGCTCTGTTCACGAGGACATGGTCTTTCCGCACTTTGCCAGCTATTGCGCGGCCAAGGGCGGCATGCGCATGTTGATGCGCAACCTCGCCGTCGAGCTTGGCCCGCTGGGCATCACGGTCAACAACATCGCCCCCGGCGCAGTCATTACGCCTATGAACGCCAGCCTGCTCAACAACAAAGAACAGCTCAACGCTCTGCTCGCCAACATTCCGTTGGGACGTCTGGGCACGGTCGATGATGTATCCGGTGTAGCTCTCTTCCTCGCCTCTGAAGACGGTGCCTACGTCACCGGCTCCACGTACTTCACCGACGGCGGCCTGATCCGCAACTACCACGAGCAGTAA